The Nitrospira sp. KM1 genome includes a window with the following:
- a CDS encoding GNA1162 family protein yields MTPVSPLLRVFVLITLSGCVTSPPPPRVYDTFYEHQPRSIVIVPPANTTTAVDAPSVFLTTVSTAFAERGYYVFPVWMVQDILTDLGATDEGAIAAVPPSQFKALFGADAVLYVTIIDWTTSYVVLASSITVGAQYRLVDTATGTLLWKHEERLAQGSGGAGGGGLIGALASAALSAALTASTVDYRPLAIQANAFAAGRPGQGLPAGPYHPQFGKDHEQFQ; encoded by the coding sequence ATGACCCCGGTGTCGCCTCTTCTCAGAGTTTTTGTACTGATCACGCTATCCGGTTGCGTCACGTCGCCTCCGCCGCCACGCGTATATGACACATTCTATGAACACCAACCCCGCTCGATCGTCATCGTTCCTCCAGCCAACACAACCACGGCAGTGGACGCTCCGTCGGTCTTCCTGACCACGGTGAGCACGGCGTTTGCCGAACGAGGCTACTACGTCTTTCCGGTCTGGATGGTCCAGGATATTTTGACGGATTTGGGAGCCACGGACGAGGGCGCCATCGCAGCGGTTCCGCCGTCCCAATTCAAGGCACTCTTCGGCGCAGATGCCGTGCTGTATGTCACCATCATCGACTGGACGACTTCGTACGTTGTCCTGGCATCAAGCATTACCGTAGGGGCGCAATACCGCCTGGTCGATACCGCAACGGGCACGTTGCTCTGGAAACATGAAGAACGCCTCGCTCAAGGCAGCGGCGGCGCCGGTGGCGGCGGCTTGATCGGGGCATTGGCGAGCGCGGCACTGAGTGCGGCGCTGACAGCCAGTACGGTGGATTATCGTCCGTTGGCGATCCAGGCTAACGCATTCGCCGCCGGACGTCCCGGACAGGGCTTGCCTGCGGGCCCATACCATCCGCAATTCGGAAAAGACCACGAACAGTTCCAATAA
- a CDS encoding CsgG/HfaB family protein, which translates to MRQIAALGASLLLITGCASYDKREVVDSRPSSPNPAAQAPVNPTTAGVNSSTRLLKRKVAVARFTNEAKGGSSSLFGEAYNRDPNFDRLGKQAADMLSTELTRSGKFIVLERTDLNKLEAESELMGLSHDQFKKNLVGVDALIFGSIAEFGRKDVGEVQMFSRSRQQIAHAKVNARLVDPRTGHAFFSDDGAGDATLDQSTILGLGDRATFDSTLGDKALSAAVVNLIDKLINKLSDKPWTTNVLSVEGTNVIISGGERQGLRAGDHLKVMVPGKVIKSPQTGFNVQLPNAQIGELLVVSFFGDSETNEGSICRLVTGPAPTTDNLIQF; encoded by the coding sequence TTGGTGCCTCCCTCCTTCTCATAACCGGGTGTGCGAGTTACGATAAACGCGAGGTCGTGGATTCACGGCCTTCCTCCCCCAATCCTGCCGCCCAGGCTCCGGTCAACCCGACGACCGCCGGCGTCAATTCGTCGACCCGCCTGCTGAAACGCAAGGTGGCAGTCGCACGGTTCACCAATGAAGCCAAAGGCGGCTCATCAAGCCTATTTGGTGAGGCCTACAATCGCGATCCGAACTTTGACCGTCTGGGCAAACAAGCCGCCGATATGCTCTCCACAGAGCTGACACGCTCCGGAAAGTTTATTGTCCTGGAGCGCACCGATCTCAACAAACTCGAGGCCGAAAGCGAGCTGATGGGGTTGAGCCATGACCAGTTCAAAAAGAACCTTGTCGGGGTCGATGCGTTGATCTTCGGTTCCATTGCCGAGTTTGGTCGTAAGGACGTTGGAGAAGTGCAGATGTTCTCGCGTTCCAGGCAGCAGATCGCCCACGCAAAAGTGAATGCCCGACTGGTGGACCCGCGGACCGGTCACGCATTTTTCAGCGACGATGGAGCGGGAGACGCCACGCTGGATCAATCGACGATTCTGGGACTTGGGGATCGCGCGACCTTTGACTCTACCCTTGGCGACAAGGCCCTGTCGGCCGCTGTGGTCAATCTCATCGACAAACTCATCAATAAGCTCTCCGACAAGCCATGGACGACGAACGTGCTCAGCGTCGAAGGGACCAACGTCATCATCTCGGGCGGCGAACGGCAGGGGCTCCGCGCGGGCGATCATCTGAAGGTGATGGTTCCGGGTAAGGTGATCAAGAGCCCGCAAACGGGCTTCAATGTTCAGCTCCCGAACGCCCAGATCGGCGAGCTCCTGGTCGTCTCATTCTTTGGAGACAGTGAAACGAACGAGGGTTCGATCTGCCGCCTTGTCACCGGGCCGGCTCCGACAACCGACAATCTGATTCAATTCTAA
- a CDS encoding secondary thiamine-phosphate synthase enzyme YjbQ yields the protein MTQTLHLRTEHLKEGLCSVFVTHTTAALTTGEIGEGTECDFLEIMEKIIPSIQFRHAHDPVHAWSHMAASIIGPSLTIPVRGGMLVLGTWQSVMLVELDGPRERQVYATLTADR from the coding sequence ATGACTCAAACATTGCATCTGCGTACAGAGCACCTAAAGGAAGGCCTGTGCTCGGTATTCGTCACTCATACTACTGCCGCGTTGACCACGGGAGAGATTGGAGAAGGGACAGAGTGTGATTTTCTCGAGATCATGGAGAAAATCATACCTTCGATTCAGTTTCGTCATGCGCACGATCCAGTACATGCATGGTCACACATGGCAGCCTCGATCATCGGTCCGTCGCTCACCATTCCAGTGCGCGGAGGAATGCTGGTTCTGGGTACATGGCAATCCGTGATGCTTGTCGAACTCGATGGCCCTCGCGAGCGACAGGTATACGCAACGCTTACCGCGGATAGGTGA
- a CDS encoding NUDIX domain-containing protein yields the protein MPKKLSAGILLFRMQNDRLQVLLVHPGGPFWSKKDEGAWSIPKGEYGEGEDPLAVAKREFQEETGSDLQGEPIPLSKLQQPGGKVISAWAVSGDLDPANVKSNMFTLEWPPRSGRLQEFPEIDRAMWFDLPTAKSKLLAGQQPFLDQLQRLVSSAGSLANSAPCDQ from the coding sequence ATGCCAAAAAAACTCAGTGCGGGAATTCTTCTCTTTCGCATGCAGAATGACCGGCTACAAGTGTTGCTGGTTCATCCTGGCGGTCCATTTTGGTCCAAAAAGGACGAGGGCGCCTGGTCCATTCCAAAAGGAGAGTACGGAGAAGGAGAAGACCCTCTGGCGGTCGCCAAGCGTGAATTTCAGGAAGAAACCGGATCTGACCTGCAGGGCGAACCGATTCCCTTGTCTAAGCTACAACAGCCTGGAGGCAAGGTGATCTCGGCCTGGGCGGTGTCCGGCGATCTGGACCCGGCAAACGTCAAGAGCAATATGTTCACTCTCGAATGGCCTCCGCGTAGCGGCCGCCTGCAGGAATTTCCCGAGATCGATCGGGCGATGTGGTTCGACCTTCCGACCGCCAAGAGCAAGCTGTTGGCGGGCCAACAGCCATTTCTTGACCAGCTCCAGCGATTGGTGTCATCCGCTGGATCTCTTGCGAATTCGGCACCCTGCGACCAATGA
- a CDS encoding peptidylprolyl isomerase, which produces MPPSIVKLGMMLSLFGTLIIGGIIQPALAQESHPITEGSNVTLIYHITVPGNTAFEVKDVGRFVQGKHQLLPSLERAVTGMKTGEEKQIELTAEDGFGPYDAGKQKTIPKVDLPDGTKEGDILQDKAGQSATVTHLSGGSAVMDYNHPLAGKAIVVKLKILKVEDPS; this is translated from the coding sequence ATGCCGCCGTCAATTGTGAAACTGGGAATGATGCTTTCGCTCTTCGGTACCTTGATCATCGGGGGAATTATCCAGCCCGCACTGGCGCAGGAATCTCATCCGATCACCGAGGGATCGAACGTCACGCTGATTTATCATATTACGGTGCCAGGCAACACGGCCTTCGAGGTGAAAGACGTGGGGCGGTTCGTGCAGGGGAAGCACCAACTGCTGCCGTCGCTCGAACGCGCAGTGACGGGCATGAAGACGGGAGAGGAGAAACAAATTGAACTGACTGCCGAGGACGGGTTCGGCCCCTATGACGCCGGCAAGCAGAAAACGATACCCAAGGTGGATCTTCCGGACGGAACAAAAGAAGGTGACATCTTGCAAGACAAAGCTGGACAATCTGCAACCGTGACCCACCTGTCCGGAGGCTCGGCGGTCATGGACTATAATCATCCATTGGCCGGCAAGGCTATCGTGGTGAAACTCAAGATTCTCAAAGTAGAGGACCCCTCCTAA
- a CDS encoding DUF4810 domain-containing protein: MIRRTIPRTAFCALLLSLATCGPSTHFYWGSYEDSLLTRHQNAGEQGESSAATMLATTINEAPTDGKHNVAPGVHADYGYLLFKQGKVDDAIAELQKEAALYPESQPLMYNMISRMQDRKTPEPQQGLEKKPAS; the protein is encoded by the coding sequence ATGATACGCCGCACGATTCCACGCACGGCCTTCTGCGCACTGCTTCTCAGTTTGGCCACTTGCGGTCCGTCAACCCATTTTTATTGGGGGTCGTATGAAGACAGCTTGCTCACTCGCCACCAGAACGCCGGAGAGCAGGGAGAATCCAGCGCCGCGACCATGCTGGCCACGACAATCAACGAGGCACCGACGGACGGCAAACACAACGTGGCGCCGGGAGTTCACGCCGATTACGGCTACCTTCTATTCAAGCAAGGGAAAGTAGACGACGCGATCGCTGAACTGCAGAAAGAAGCCGCGCTTTATCCGGAATCTCAACCGTTAATGTACAACATGATCAGTCGCATGCAGGACCGGAAAACACCAGAACCGCAACAAGGATTGGAAAAGAAACCTGCCTCATGA
- a CDS encoding GNAT family N-acetyltransferase, whose product MLVADMVGSLLNEIMEAVKEKAFAFDRQKTAERADRWIQDGRYTVLLARSADQAGAVAFLTLCERYALYTDGAFGIIPEFYVCPAYRSRGVGSALLAEAVRIGEDKGWRRLEVTTPPLPQFDRTLSFYSRQGFTISGGQKLKLTLGS is encoded by the coding sequence ATGCTGGTTGCGGACATGGTCGGATCCCTTCTGAATGAGATTATGGAGGCGGTCAAAGAAAAAGCATTTGCATTTGACCGGCAAAAAACAGCGGAGAGAGCCGACCGATGGATTCAAGATGGCAGGTACACTGTGCTGCTTGCCAGGTCGGCTGATCAAGCCGGTGCCGTGGCATTTCTCACTCTTTGTGAGAGGTACGCCCTGTATACGGACGGGGCATTCGGTATCATTCCGGAATTCTATGTGTGCCCTGCCTATCGATCTCGAGGAGTCGGCAGCGCGCTGCTCGCCGAGGCTGTACGCATCGGTGAGGATAAGGGATGGCGCCGTCTTGAAGTGACCACACCGCCTCTGCCCCAGTTCGATCGGACGTTGTCTTTCTATAGCAGACAGGGATTCACCATCTCCGGCGGGCAGAAGCTCAAGCTCACCCTAGGGTCATAA
- the trxA gene encoding thioredoxin has product MATTINTPKKLTADNFDTEVLHNSKPVLVDFWAEWCGPCRVMGYVLEEFAQEIGEGVVIAKLNVDEHADIAAGYQVQSIPTMLLFKDGLVVDRIVGAVPKKVVAQRLAAIKPA; this is encoded by the coding sequence ATGGCGACGACGATCAATACTCCCAAGAAACTGACTGCTGACAATTTCGATACAGAGGTTCTGCACAACTCGAAACCTGTGTTGGTCGATTTCTGGGCCGAGTGGTGCGGCCCCTGCCGGGTGATGGGTTACGTGTTGGAAGAGTTCGCGCAAGAAATCGGCGAAGGCGTCGTCATCGCAAAACTGAATGTTGATGAACATGCCGATATCGCGGCCGGCTACCAAGTGCAGTCGATCCCCACGATGCTCTTATTCAAGGACGGACTGGTCGTGGATCGTATCGTGGGAGCTGTGCCGAAGAAGGTCGTGGCTCAGCGACTCGCTGCCATCAAACCGGCTTGA
- a CDS encoding YidH family protein — protein sequence MGLRLREQSSIVSSVERAHAPESQVGDQLAKLRTQLANERTLLAYVRTAVGFIVIGVPAVWLIDHPHASIAGWVSIGAGMAILLGGIWRFVRVKDRIGKEQKEA from the coding sequence GTGGGGTTGAGACTGCGTGAACAATCCTCTATTGTTTCGTCCGTGGAGAGGGCGCATGCACCTGAAAGCCAAGTAGGTGACCAGCTGGCAAAGCTGCGGACTCAACTGGCAAATGAACGTACCTTGCTGGCCTATGTCAGGACCGCAGTGGGATTTATCGTCATCGGAGTTCCCGCCGTCTGGTTGATCGATCATCCGCATGCGAGCATCGCCGGCTGGGTATCGATCGGAGCTGGTATGGCTATATTGCTGGGAGGAATTTGGCGATTTGTTCGCGTCAAAGATCGTATAGGCAAAGAGCAGAAAGAGGCATGA